In a genomic window of Candidatus Chazhemtobacterium aquaticus:
- a CDS encoding glycosyltransferase family 2 protein, translating into MKLDLSIIIVSYNTKKYLRDCLNSLYSNTKGVKFEVIVVDNHSTDGSQQMLAKHFPKVKLIKSEQNLGFGRANNLGAKQAKGKYLLFLNPDTLITPDSIKESVKLADQTSKLGALTIRLLFADGTIQPTGGYFPTLLRLFAWHTALDELPVLKHLIGPIHPPASFYTHSFEPDWITGAFMLIPSPVFNKVSGFDEHIFMYGEDLELCYRLKQLGYKVIYSSSPSITHLQSKASSSQFALISEITGIKYFYKKHKPSWQLPLVNIIFKLGSLLRLLLFGIILGDDAKKQAYHQALKL; encoded by the coding sequence ATGAAACTAGACCTTTCCATCATCATCGTTTCCTACAACACCAAAAAATATCTGCGTGATTGTCTTAACTCCTTATATTCCAACACCAAGGGAGTTAAATTCGAGGTCATCGTCGTCGACAACCACTCCACCGACGGTTCTCAACAAATGCTTGCTAAGCACTTTCCCAAAGTAAAGTTGATTAAAAGTGAGCAAAACCTAGGCTTTGGTAGAGCCAATAACTTAGGCGCCAAACAAGCCAAAGGTAAATATCTGCTTTTCTTAAATCCAGATACTCTCATCACCCCCGATTCAATAAAGGAAAGTGTCAAGTTAGCAGACCAGACTTCCAAGTTAGGAGCCTTAACTATCCGCCTCCTTTTTGCTGATGGCACCATCCAGCCTACTGGTGGTTACTTTCCCACATTGCTCCGCCTGTTTGCTTGGCACACCGCTCTTGATGAGCTGCCGGTACTAAAGCACTTGATTGGCCCCATTCATCCCCCCGCTTCCTTTTATACCCACTCCTTTGAGCCTGACTGGATCACTGGCGCCTTCATGCTTATACCATCCCCAGTCTTTAACAAGGTAAGCGGTTTTGATGAACACATCTTTATGTATGGTGAGGATCTAGAGCTCTGCTACCGACTTAAACAGCTTGGGTACAAGGTTATCTACTCCAGCTCTCCTTCCATCACCCACCTGCAATCCAAGGCCTCCTCATCTCAGTTTGCTCTCATCTCAGAGATTACTGGTATCAAGTATTTTTACAAAAAACACAAACCTTCCTGGCAGCTGCCGTTAGTCAATATCATTTTCAAGCTCGGCTCATTGCTGCGGCTATTACTCTTTGGGATAATACTAGGCGATGACGCCAAAAAACAAGCCTACCACCAAGCGCTCAAACTCTAA